One window of Thalassovita mediterranea genomic DNA carries:
- a CDS encoding xanthine dehydrogenase family protein molybdopterin-binding subunit produces MADTPMVAAHHVRLGSNSGQSMTRKDGLAKVTGKANYAADNRPEGLLHAVFAGASIARGRVTSLDTKAALAHPGVVHVMTPDNTPALSQDPDEKTTPFTARIDVLQHDDVRYAGQPIAVVVAETLEAAIEGARLIKAEYDEQPARIGFDDGEAFTPEAVGISTPPKFATGDLEAQRKQAASSASVVVETPLQYHNAMEPHAVVAAWDGDKLTVDMPNQAIGLAKPGIANYFGIPAENVTLRSPYLGGGFGSKAVLFGPQMLGILAARELKRPVKLSLKRDQMFGPVQHRSATRQTVRYDMDADNRLLAFEHQANVSTSSFDNWLDGAANAGLSLYATPAISVSHSGTRFDTGTPGAMRAPGIATGSAVIECAMDMAAEKAGMDPLEFRRLNYAEKDHSNGKPYSAKALRECYDTAASAFGWKDRPLKPGQMRDENGLLTGWGMGTSIFHAPFFPAKARAVLRKDGSARAETSGADMGQGAWTALWQMAADGLGMSADDIDFDIGHSDLPDGSVAGGSAHTASAGGALFAAGNDVIRQLAEIATKDSDSPLFGAGNERLIGENGRLFKASDPSVGEPYTAILERAGIEQIEGQGRGNRDKASTETYAMFSHGAVFAEVKVDPDLYQVRVSRLIGAFAAGRIINPRLAKSQLTGGMIWGMSFALHEEGVHDKRTGRPLNNDFAGYHIPVLADVPHVEALLVDEDDPHVNDLGVKGVGELGITGTVGAIANAVWHATGVRTPRYPIKIEDLLKGAEALKP; encoded by the coding sequence ATGGCTGATACACCGATGGTTGCCGCCCACCATGTCCGGCTCGGCTCGAATTCCGGCCAGTCGATGACGCGCAAGGACGGCCTTGCCAAGGTCACCGGCAAGGCCAATTACGCCGCTGACAACCGGCCCGAAGGCCTGCTCCACGCTGTCTTTGCAGGGGCCAGCATCGCCCGCGGCCGCGTCACCTCGCTGGACACGAAGGCTGCGCTTGCCCATCCGGGCGTTGTCCATGTCATGACCCCGGACAATACCCCTGCTCTGTCGCAGGACCCGGACGAGAAAACGACACCGTTTACCGCGCGGATCGACGTGCTCCAGCATGATGACGTCCGCTACGCCGGACAACCCATCGCTGTTGTCGTAGCCGAAACGCTCGAAGCGGCCATTGAGGGCGCACGCCTCATCAAGGCAGAGTATGATGAGCAGCCAGCGCGGATCGGTTTTGACGACGGTGAGGCATTCACGCCTGAAGCGGTTGGCATATCAACACCGCCAAAATTCGCGACCGGTGACCTTGAGGCTCAACGCAAGCAGGCGGCGTCCAGTGCGAGCGTCGTTGTGGAGACACCGCTCCAGTATCACAATGCGATGGAGCCGCATGCGGTCGTTGCCGCTTGGGATGGTGACAAGCTCACCGTCGATATGCCCAATCAGGCCATCGGCCTCGCCAAGCCAGGCATTGCCAATTACTTCGGCATTCCGGCAGAGAATGTGACGCTTCGCTCGCCCTATCTTGGTGGCGGCTTTGGCTCCAAGGCCGTCCTGTTTGGCCCGCAAATGCTGGGCATACTTGCAGCGCGCGAACTGAAACGCCCGGTGAAACTGTCGCTCAAGCGTGACCAGATGTTCGGGCCCGTCCAGCACCGTAGCGCCACGCGCCAGACGGTCCGTTATGACATGGACGCTGACAACCGCCTGCTAGCCTTTGAGCATCAGGCAAATGTCTCGACCAGCAGCTTTGACAACTGGCTCGACGGCGCAGCGAATGCGGGCCTCAGCCTCTATGCGACGCCAGCCATCAGTGTCAGCCATTCAGGCACGCGCTTCGACACAGGCACGCCGGGCGCCATGCGCGCGCCGGGTATCGCCACCGGGTCTGCCGTCATTGAATGCGCTATGGACATGGCAGCTGAGAAGGCGGGTATGGACCCGCTTGAGTTCCGTCGTCTGAACTATGCAGAGAAAGACCACTCAAACGGAAAACCGTATTCAGCCAAGGCCTTGCGCGAATGTTATGACACGGCAGCAAGCGCATTCGGGTGGAAAGACAGACCGCTCAAGCCCGGGCAGATGCGTGATGAAAACGGGCTCCTGACCGGCTGGGGCATGGGCACCAGTATCTTCCATGCGCCCTTCTTCCCGGCAAAGGCACGGGCTGTCCTGCGCAAGGACGGCTCGGCGCGCGCTGAGACCTCAGGTGCCGATATGGGCCAGGGCGCATGGACCGCACTCTGGCAGATGGCGGCTGATGGCCTTGGCATGTCCGCCGACGATATCGACTTCGACATTGGCCACTCGGACCTGCCAGACGGCAGCGTCGCTGGCGGCTCGGCGCATACGGCTTCTGCTGGCGGCGCGCTCTTCGCAGCCGGCAATGACGTTATTCGCCAACTCGCAGAGATTGCGACCAAGGACAGCGACTCTCCTCTTTTCGGCGCAGGCAATGAACGCCTGATCGGCGAGAATGGGCGTCTCTTCAAAGCCAGCGACCCGAGCGTCGGAGAACCCTACACCGCCATTCTGGAACGTGCCGGGATCGAGCAGATTGAAGGCCAGGGTCGGGGCAACCGCGACAAGGCGAGCACCGAGACCTACGCCATGTTCTCGCACGGTGCCGTCTTTGCTGAAGTGAAGGTCGATCCTGACCTTTACCAGGTACGCGTCAGCCGCCTCATTGGGGCGTTCGCCGCAGGCCGGATCATCAATCCGCGTCTCGCAAAAAGCCAGCTCACAGGCGGGATGATCTGGGGAATGAGCTTTGCGCTGCATGAAGAAGGCGTTCACGACAAGCGAACGGGCCGCCCGCTCAACAATGACTTTGCGGGATATCACATCCCCGTTCTGGCGGACGTGCCGCATGTCGAGGCGCTGCTCGTCGATGAAGACGACCCGCATGTGAATGACCTTGGCGTCAAAGGCGTGGGGGAGCTTGGCATCACGGGCACTGTCGGTGCGATCGCAAATGCCGTCTGGCATGCCACCGGCGTGCGCACGCCGCGATATCCGATCAAGATCGAGGATCTTCTCAAGGGCGCCGAAGCACTGAAACCCTAG
- a CDS encoding Ku protein: MAMRAYWKGYLRLSLVNIGIELYSATSSQKRVSLRQIHKPSGKRIRYQKIAEGVGPVDTDEIVKGFETSKDEYVLLEPDELDEIKLESKRTIDLVQFVETCEIDPRYFEKPYYVVPRDDEVAAEGFTVIREALRKNKMVGLGQMAVRGRDYVVAIKPCGDGLLLETLRFADEIRESDTVFDDIPEMKPDKEMLELASELIERKAKPFKPEAFKSSYADALMELIKEKREEGAISHDESSDSASGSGGRGKVVDLMEALKKSVDKDKGTSKKKTSSKSSKSKSGKAA, translated from the coding sequence ATGGCAATGCGTGCTTACTGGAAGGGCTATCTGCGCCTTTCACTCGTGAATATCGGTATCGAGCTCTATTCGGCGACGAGCTCGCAGAAACGCGTCTCGCTGCGCCAGATCCACAAGCCGAGCGGCAAGCGAATTCGCTATCAGAAGATCGCTGAAGGCGTCGGCCCGGTCGACACCGATGAGATCGTCAAAGGGTTCGAGACCAGCAAGGATGAGTATGTCCTCCTGGAGCCGGATGAGCTCGACGAGATCAAGCTTGAAAGCAAACGGACGATCGATCTGGTTCAGTTTGTCGAAACCTGCGAGATCGACCCGCGCTATTTTGAAAAGCCCTACTACGTCGTGCCCCGCGATGATGAGGTCGCGGCTGAGGGTTTCACCGTTATTCGCGAGGCCCTGCGCAAGAACAAGATGGTCGGCCTTGGCCAGATGGCAGTGCGCGGGCGCGACTATGTTGTCGCGATCAAGCCATGCGGGGATGGACTGCTTCTCGAAACGCTGCGCTTTGCCGACGAGATCCGCGAAAGCGACACCGTGTTCGACGATATCCCCGAAATGAAGCCGGACAAGGAGATGCTGGAGCTTGCGAGCGAATTGATCGAACGCAAGGCGAAACCTTTCAAACCGGAGGCGTTCAAATCGAGTTATGCCGACGCGCTGATGGAGCTTATCAAGGAGAAGCGCGAAGAGGGCGCCATAAGCCATGATGAGAGCTCTGATAGCGCCAGCGGCTCTGGCGGACGCGGAAAGGTTGTCGACCTGATGGAGGCACTGAAAAAGAGCGTCGACAAGGACAAGGGCACCTCAAAGAAGAAAACGTCTTCCAAGTCGTCCAAGTCTAAGTCCGGCAAGGCGGCTTGA
- the ligD gene encoding DNA ligase D — MAKADADTLKTYREKRDFTRTPEPDGSKSKRSRSKNGALSFVIQKHDASRLHYDFRLELDGVLKSWAVTKGPSLNPSDKRLAVRTEDHPLDYGSFEGVIPDGYGAGTVMLWDQGEWEPREDPHEGLKKGSLKFNLKGERLKGGWALVLMKNNSTRDKQNWLLIKEKDDEADRKSDPRKTWQTSVTSDRDFEEIEEAAAGGDADILGEDEAPDFPGFVEPQLAKLRDDPPSGDEWLHELKFDGYRIQALIAGHQVRLITRNGKDWTDRYPAVAKALAALEVETAAIDGELVALDERGHSHFASLQAATKGEAEATLAFYAFDLLSRDGKDLRKKPLTERKAALREIIPADSEIVRFSDHIEGKGDDVIGKACGMGLEGIISKKAASKYVSGRGSGWIKSKCVGRDEFVIGGYRKSDKKARPFASLLLGEFEDGKLHYRGRVGTGFDEATMDELSAAMTRLERKTSAFQGLPADARRGAVWLTPKLVAEIAYTERTPDGLLRHPSFQGLREDKEAKQVKTRREKETETVEDADNGTVLSVRISHPDRVVYEEQGATKREIAEYLAEIAPRMLPHIKGHPVSLVRCPSGAGGKCFYQKHHTDSVPDAIDEVEIEEKDGETSGYLVLNSAEALVSAAQIGALELHIWGSRTDRLDRPDRLVLDLDPDEGLDFEDVKSAAFEVRDVLDAAGLQTFALLTGGKGIHVIAPLERRQGWDEVKSAARGLARKLSEADPDRYVAEMSKAKRKGRIFVDWLRNERGATAVCPYSLRARPGAPIATPVRWDELSGISSGHDYTLSTIRRRLSALKSDPWEGYDTVRQSISKSVLDVLAGD; from the coding sequence ATGGCCAAAGCTGACGCGGATACCTTGAAGACCTATCGGGAAAAGCGTGACTTCACGCGCACGCCGGAACCTGATGGCTCAAAATCAAAGCGCTCCAGATCGAAGAATGGCGCGCTCAGTTTCGTCATCCAGAAACATGATGCGAGCCGGCTTCATTACGATTTCCGGCTTGAGCTTGATGGTGTTCTGAAAAGCTGGGCGGTCACGAAAGGGCCGAGCCTCAACCCGTCAGACAAGCGTCTGGCCGTGCGGACTGAGGACCACCCGCTCGACTATGGCAGCTTTGAAGGTGTGATCCCCGATGGCTATGGCGCGGGCACGGTCATGTTGTGGGACCAGGGGGAATGGGAACCCCGCGAAGACCCCCATGAAGGTCTCAAGAAAGGGTCGCTCAAGTTCAATCTCAAAGGTGAGCGGTTAAAGGGCGGCTGGGCGCTCGTCCTGATGAAAAACAATTCCACCAGGGACAAGCAGAACTGGCTCCTCATCAAGGAAAAGGATGACGAGGCCGATCGCAAGTCCGACCCACGAAAGACCTGGCAGACCAGCGTGACGAGTGACCGTGATTTCGAAGAGATCGAAGAGGCGGCTGCCGGCGGTGATGCCGACATACTGGGAGAAGACGAGGCCCCCGACTTTCCTGGTTTTGTCGAGCCGCAGCTTGCCAAACTCCGCGATGATCCGCCCTCAGGTGATGAATGGCTGCATGAGCTCAAATTTGATGGCTATCGCATTCAGGCACTGATCGCAGGCCATCAGGTTCGGCTGATCACGCGCAATGGCAAGGACTGGACGGATCGCTATCCCGCCGTCGCGAAAGCACTTGCGGCGCTTGAGGTAGAGACTGCGGCCATCGACGGAGAGCTGGTTGCCCTGGATGAACGTGGGCACAGCCACTTTGCTTCACTTCAGGCAGCTACAAAGGGCGAGGCGGAGGCCACGCTGGCCTTCTACGCGTTCGATCTGCTTTCGCGAGATGGCAAGGATTTACGCAAGAAGCCGCTTACAGAGCGCAAAGCTGCGTTACGCGAAATCATTCCCGCCGATAGCGAAATCGTGCGCTTCTCCGACCATATCGAGGGCAAAGGTGACGACGTCATCGGCAAGGCCTGCGGGATGGGTCTGGAAGGTATCATCTCCAAAAAGGCAGCATCGAAATATGTGTCTGGGCGCGGATCGGGCTGGATCAAGTCAAAATGCGTTGGCCGCGACGAGTTCGTGATCGGCGGCTATCGCAAGTCAGACAAGAAGGCGCGGCCGTTCGCGTCGCTTCTGCTTGGTGAATTTGAAGACGGCAAACTCCACTACCGCGGCCGCGTCGGTACCGGATTTGACGAAGCGACGATGGATGAGCTGTCGGCGGCGATGACCAGGCTGGAGCGCAAGACGAGCGCTTTTCAGGGCCTGCCAGCCGACGCCAGGCGCGGTGCTGTCTGGCTGACGCCGAAGCTCGTAGCCGAGATCGCCTATACAGAGCGCACGCCCGACGGCCTGCTACGCCACCCGAGCTTTCAGGGGCTGCGGGAGGACAAGGAGGCAAAGCAAGTGAAGACGCGCCGCGAAAAGGAAACGGAGACAGTCGAAGACGCCGATAATGGAACGGTACTTAGCGTACGTATCAGTCATCCGGACCGTGTCGTCTATGAGGAGCAGGGTGCTACCAAGCGCGAGATTGCCGAATACCTGGCCGAGATCGCGCCGCGCATGCTGCCTCACATCAAGGGCCATCCCGTCAGCTTGGTCCGCTGTCCGTCTGGGGCAGGCGGCAAGTGCTTCTACCAGAAGCACCACACCGACTCCGTCCCTGATGCGATTGATGAAGTGGAAATAGAGGAGAAAGACGGGGAGACATCTGGCTACCTTGTACTGAATTCGGCTGAAGCGCTGGTTTCAGCAGCGCAGATTGGCGCCCTTGAGCTCCACATCTGGGGTTCGCGCACTGACCGGCTGGATCGTCCAGACCGTCTCGTACTTGATCTCGACCCGGATGAAGGGCTGGATTTTGAAGACGTGAAAAGCGCAGCCTTTGAAGTGCGCGACGTGCTTGATGCGGCAGGGCTCCAGACCTTTGCGCTGCTGACAGGAGGCAAAGGTATTCATGTGATTGCCCCATTGGAGCGCAGGCAAGGCTGGGATGAAGTGAAATCCGCCGCCCGAGGGCTTGCGAGGAAGCTCTCTGAAGCCGATCCGGACCGTTATGTCGCCGAGATGTCCAAAGCCAAGCGCAAGGGACGCATATTCGTCGACTGGCTTCGCAATGAACGCGGCGCCACCGCGGTCTGTCCCTATTCGCTCCGCGCAAGACCGGGTGCGCCGATTGCGACCCCTGTACGCTGGGATGAGTTGTCCGGCATCAGCTCCGGCCACGACTATACCCTTTCGACGATCCGGCGCCGGCTGTCAGCGCTGAAATCAGACCCCTGGGAAGGGTATGACACAGTCCGCCAATCTATCTCAAAAAGCGTGCTGGACGTACTGGCTGGCGACTAG